In one window of Armatimonadota bacterium DNA:
- a CDS encoding HD domain-containing protein, producing the protein MRSNSSPFFHRGPVLDPAYFFGRGEETAAVLGRAAAMESCFLVGGVKRGKTSVLLHLQRDETLRQHGVNPGSFLRPYLSLEGLAGAKPEALFHSLLREALRCPGSPAVRRAEERLSPMGELGLAELESALDELDAAGAKVAFLVDEFETVAENPDLRHSFLSAVCSLAARPNCAFVIAGDSPRDESVPPAQGETGSVSDFCTTIRLGRFTRSAVRDMANALSDRAGRVWDVDPDHIMEWTGGEPYLVQLACSVLWQRSGEGARALTDADYAHASAEFVNQSEAFCHCVWRRLSEPQKHAVLNVLGGTPGSSEEEAAAVELIHADVLVERSGALMVPSRAMRVFANARLKEREQDSLDYLFAARLANNGATEGRPATDKRTVYEITRALAEAAEARDELTQGHSDATARLAAAIGERMGLSAEEIDGLRIAGQLHDIGKIGVGDHILLKADKLTDRERDLVRTHVLVSTHILEALHFPWEVKPAVRFHHERLDGSGYPNGLVGDEIPLSARVLAVADVFTAMTAARSHRPAHGREDAIAEITRSAGTKYDPQVVAAFVNVAEAGGV; encoded by the coding sequence ATGAGAAGCAACAGTAGTCCGTTTTTCCACCGAGGCCCGGTCCTCGACCCCGCGTACTTCTTCGGGCGCGGCGAGGAGACTGCGGCCGTCCTGGGCCGCGCCGCCGCCATGGAAAGCTGCTTTCTCGTCGGCGGCGTCAAGCGCGGGAAGACCTCCGTCCTGCTCCACCTCCAGCGCGACGAAACACTGCGCCAACACGGCGTCAACCCCGGCTCCTTCTTGCGCCCATACCTCAGCCTGGAGGGACTGGCCGGCGCGAAACCCGAAGCCCTGTTCCACTCGCTGCTGCGTGAGGCGCTGCGCTGCCCGGGCAGCCCTGCCGTTCGCCGCGCCGAGGAACGCCTGTCGCCGATGGGCGAGTTGGGTCTCGCTGAATTGGAATCCGCCCTCGATGAACTCGATGCCGCGGGCGCGAAAGTCGCCTTCCTCGTGGACGAGTTTGAGACGGTCGCCGAGAACCCGGATCTGCGACACAGCTTCCTCTCCGCCGTGTGCAGCCTCGCGGCGCGCCCGAACTGCGCGTTCGTCATTGCAGGCGATTCGCCGCGGGATGAGTCCGTGCCCCCGGCGCAAGGCGAAACGGGATCCGTGAGCGATTTCTGCACGACGATTCGCCTCGGTCGGTTTACGCGCTCGGCGGTGAGGGATATGGCGAACGCCCTGAGCGATCGAGCGGGACGGGTGTGGGACGTCGACCCCGATCACATCATGGAATGGACCGGCGGCGAGCCGTACCTCGTGCAGCTCGCCTGCTCGGTGCTGTGGCAGCGATCCGGCGAAGGCGCACGCGCGCTGACCGACGCCGATTACGCGCACGCTTCCGCCGAGTTCGTCAACCAGAGTGAGGCGTTCTGCCACTGTGTCTGGCGGCGCCTGTCGGAACCCCAAAAGCACGCCGTGCTCAATGTCCTCGGCGGCACACCGGGAAGCAGCGAGGAGGAAGCGGCGGCGGTCGAGCTGATTCACGCCGACGTTCTCGTAGAGCGCAGCGGGGCGCTGATGGTGCCGTCCCGCGCTATGCGGGTATTCGCGAATGCGCGGCTGAAAGAGCGAGAGCAGGATTCGTTGGACTACCTGTTCGCCGCGCGCCTGGCGAACAATGGTGCGACGGAGGGCCGCCCTGCCACGGACAAACGGACGGTGTACGAGATCACGCGCGCGCTGGCCGAGGCGGCCGAGGCGCGTGATGAACTGACGCAGGGACACAGCGACGCAACCGCCCGTCTGGCGGCGGCGATCGGCGAGCGGATGGGCCTGTCGGCGGAAGAGATAGACGGCCTCCGTATCGCCGGGCAACTGCACGATATCGGCAAGATCGGCGTTGGCGACCACATCCTCCTGAAAGCCGACAAGCTGACCGACCGCGAGCGCGACCTCGTCAGGACGCACGTCCTGGTGAGCACGCACATCCTCGAGGCGCTCCATTTCCCGTGGGAGGTCAAGCCCGCGGTGCGTTTCCACCACGAACGCCTGGACGGCAGCGGCTATCCGAATGGCCTGGTGGGTGATGAGATCCCGCTGTCGGCGCGCGTGCTTGCCGTGGCGGACGTTTTCACTGCGATGACGGCGGCGCGCAGTCACCGCCCGGCCCATGGGCGCGAGGACGCAATTGCCGAGATCACGCGCAGCGCGGGCACGAAGTACGATCCGCAGGTGGTTGCCGCCTTCGTCAACGTCGCGGAGGCCGGCGGAGTCTAG